One window of the Mixophyes fleayi isolate aMixFle1 chromosome 6, aMixFle1.hap1, whole genome shotgun sequence genome contains the following:
- the LOC142160464 gene encoding myelomonocytic growth factor-like — translation MAAPLPMDSADELSEKIRLEAMDIKNKMGLNQDTLKLLRQGLKIFPLPLEQCKSVSFNQGDCYSKLLNGLKTMHSLLSSTRLYNKFSLTDLLYDLQEFISNLEEEMNVQGIPIDPHSPQELPNGISPFQEEAGVFLILHDLCNAMSTLQKALAS, via the exons ATGGCAGCTCCTTTACCTATGGATTCAGCTGACGAGCTAAGTGAAAAAATCAGGCTAGAAGCAATGgacataaagaacaaaatg GGGTTAAATCAAGATACTTTGAAACTACTGAGGCAAGGACTGAAAATCTTCCCACTTCCCCTGGAACAATGTAAAAGTGTTAGCTTCAACCAG GGTGATTGCTACTCCAAGTTGTTAAATGGTTTGAAGACTATGCACtccctcctcagttctactcggcTGTACAATAAATTCAGCCTGACCGATCTGCTCTATGACCTCCAGGAATTCATCAGCAACTTAGAGGAAGAA ATGAATGTTCAAGGAATTCCCATTGATCCTCATTCTCCTCAAGAACTGCCTAATGGTATCAGCCCATTCCAAGAGGAGGCTGGAGTCTTTCTCATCCTCCATGACCTCTGCAATGCCATGAGCACATTGCAGAAAGCACTTGCTTCATAG